One Senegalimassilia faecalis genomic window, CCTACCGAAGCCGCGCAATCACTGGCGCAGCTGATCGATATTTGCCCAGGTCAAGTATCTAGTATGGCGCTCACGCGCAACGCCGGGTTCGACTTGACGCTGCTGGCGTTCGCTCCGGGCGAAAGCGTCAGCGAGGAGGAATACTTCGGCGATACGCTGTACTACTTGGTGGAGGGCATGGCATGCGTGGTGCTGCCTGACGCGCGCGTGACGCTTGCCGCAGGCGAGGTGCTGCGCGTGCCGGCGCACGTCCTGCACGCCGTCGAAGGCGCCGACGACCACGGCTTCAAACTCCTGCAACTCAACGCGCAATAGTAGCAAAACCTGACAAAGGGACAGGTCATTTGTCAGGTGGAGGAGCTGGAATAAGGCTCGGGCACGTGTTCCGCGCAAAGTGCGTTTCCCTAAAGCGCCTCCGGAGACTCACAGCCGACCCCTTCTGGTCGCCATTGGAGCTTGTCTTACCCCTATGGCAACCGTGACCTCGCAAAGCAAAACCAACAACGCCGCCAGCAGACGGCGCGGATAACGAAAGGAATCATCATGGCAGAACTCATCAAAAACGTGGAGCACGGCAAGGTTTTCGGCCTGAAAGACCTGGTGGAGCTTGAGGCCGGCAAGGTGAACAGCCTCACGCTGTCGCAGACGCCGGGCTGCAAGGTCACGGTGTTCGCCATCGACGCCGACGAGGGCATGTCCTCGCACGCCGCGCCGGGCGACGCGCTCATCACCGTGCTCGAAGGCACCGGCGAGATCACCGTCAACGACGTCCCGCACCAGCTGAACGCGGGCGAGTCCATCGTCATGACCGCCGGCAGCCCCCACAGCGTGCGCGGCGTCACCCCGTTCAAAATGCAGCTGACGGTCGTAAAACCCACGGAATAGCGTCCAGGGATGCGAAACTTCCGCGAGTATGCGTTTTAACACGAATTGTTACTATGCCAGAACTTACCGCAATCGTTTGAACTGGGAAAACGCAACCGAAAATCCATTCATACTGCGAGATGACCAATCAAAACGCATGCTCGCGGAAGTTTCGCGCATGCGTACGCTAGTAACGGCCGCAGCCAGGGCGTAGTGCCTGAATGCGAACCAATCATAGCGGGTTTCCGGCAAACTCATCTCAAGGCCGTCCTCTTACGCCATGCGTTGCGGGAGAACGACTTTGTTTACACGGTCTTATAGCGGTGAAAATTGGGAGTACAACTCCCAATTTTCACCGCTATACTGTATGGTCGTAAGCAATCGATGCAGCAAGGAGGCTTTCATGTACGTGCATCGTGAAGTCGAAGCGACCGTCGATAAAACGCTCAAGCAGGGCAAAGTCGTGCTGGTGACGGGCGCACGCCAAGTGGGTAAGACCACCATGCTCCAACAGCGTTTCGGCGACGCTTTCGATTATGTCTCCATG contains:
- a CDS encoding cupin domain-containing protein, whose amino-acid sequence is MPLRNLPTEAAQSLAQLIDICPGQVSSMALTRNAGFDLTLLAFAPGESVSEEEYFGDTLYYLVEGMACVVLPDARVTLAAGEVLRVPAHVLHAVEGADDHGFKLLQLNAQ
- a CDS encoding cupin domain-containing protein gives rise to the protein MAELIKNVEHGKVFGLKDLVELEAGKVNSLTLSQTPGCKVTVFAIDADEGMSSHAAPGDALITVLEGTGEITVNDVPHQLNAGESIVMTAGSPHSVRGVTPFKMQLTVVKPTE